A genomic stretch from Mastacembelus armatus chromosome 7, fMasArm1.2, whole genome shotgun sequence includes:
- the efhd2 gene encoding EF-hand domain-containing protein D2, producing MATDELSSKLSRRLQIEEGAEDPVAVDDPGHANGSEEKPSTANADLELGAKLMRRGELNEGHGEHCQPSMTVFNPYTEFKEFSRKQIKDMEKMFKTYDAGKDNYIDLMELKLMMEKLGAPQTHIGLKNMIKEVDEDLDNKLNFREFLMIFRKAAAGELAEDSGLSVLARLSEIDVSTEGVKGAKTFFEAKVHAINESNRFEAEIRQEQEAKKKQADEQKQRRAAFRELQSTFK from the exons ATGGCTACAGACGAGCTCTCGTCCAAGCTCAGCCGTCGCCTCCAGATCGAGGAAGGAGCCGAGGATCCTGTCGCTGTGGACGACCCTGGACATGCGAATGGCTCGGAAGAGAAACCGAGTACGGCCAACGCAGACTTGGAGTTGGGCGCTAAGCTGATGCGTCGAGGAGAGTTGAACGAGGGGCACGGTGAGCACTGCCAACCCAGCATGACGGTCTTCAACCCTTACACCGAGTTCAAGGAGTTCTCCCGAAAACAGATCAAAGACATggaaaaaatgttcaaaac GTATGATGCTGGGAAAGACAACTACATTGACCTGATGGAGCTAAAGCTGATGATGGAGAAGCTTGGTgctccacagacacacatcgGCTTAAAAAACATGATTAAGGAGGTGGATGAGGACCTGGATAACAAGCTCAATTTCAgagag TTCCTGATGATCTTCCGgaaggcagcagcaggagagcTGGCAGAAGACAGTGGCCTCAGTGTGCTTGCTCGCCTCTCTGAAATTGACGTCTCCACAGAGGGTGTCAAAGGAGCAAAAACCTTCTTTGAAGCCAAA GTCCATGCCATCAACGAGTCCAACCGGTTTGAGGCAGAGATCCGCCAAGAGCAGGAGGCCAAAAAGAAGCAGGCAGACGAGCAGAAACAGAGACGAGCTGCTTTCAGAGAACTGCAATCAACCTTCAAGTGA